One segment of Spirosoma oryzicola DNA contains the following:
- a CDS encoding replication initiation protein: protein MQQNPEDQLAPLFAKRPTNYQPNLFTESKQEFTELEKKIVVLVVNQIGHMTLKRELQEKANVVFNIPFSELTRDHHKQIADAAESLQSKRLIYRNDTKGKFDFITPFPRVRSEVIDGKRVIELTMFADVVPHFAELGQRYTKYDIDVMLSLSSVYAQRMFEIVSMYHNRGQHEFSYSVDRLMMMLNCPSRYTFNDFKKNALEVAQRELQQKANLYLEWSPAKKLGKKIIELTFIVKTTQQLAVEAVSQDQRTVNQMSINEAVTTAWQLMKNYKLKSWQKDLIVSNHSLLNTFYRVDSELANGLRTNVKNPTAYLVKSLGIDQTKAPRKTKNNDAQQLTILAMTSSPAPSVRTASSQSIASIFSGIIMDE, encoded by the coding sequence ATGCAACAAAATCCTGAAGATCAGCTGGCTCCTTTGTTTGCTAAGCGCCCAACGAATTACCAACCAAACTTATTTACTGAATCTAAGCAAGAGTTTACTGAGTTGGAAAAGAAGATTGTCGTTTTGGTTGTTAACCAAATTGGCCACATGACCTTGAAAAGAGAGTTGCAGGAAAAGGCAAACGTTGTTTTTAATATTCCGTTTTCTGAGCTAACCCGTGATCACCATAAACAGATTGCCGATGCTGCTGAATCATTGCAGTCAAAACGTTTAATCTACCGTAATGACACTAAGGGCAAATTTGATTTCATTACACCATTTCCTCGAGTTCGCTCCGAGGTGATTGATGGTAAGCGAGTAATTGAATTGACTATGTTTGCTGATGTCGTTCCTCATTTTGCGGAACTAGGCCAGCGTTATACAAAGTATGACATTGATGTAATGCTATCGTTGTCTTCGGTATATGCGCAACGTATGTTTGAAATCGTTAGCATGTACCACAATCGCGGCCAGCATGAATTCTCGTATTCTGTAGACCGCTTAATGATGATGCTCAACTGTCCTAGCAGATATACCTTCAATGATTTTAAGAAGAATGCTTTAGAAGTAGCCCAACGTGAATTACAACAGAAGGCAAACCTTTATCTGGAGTGGTCGCCAGCTAAAAAACTAGGTAAGAAGATTATTGAGTTAACTTTTATTGTTAAAACTACTCAGCAATTAGCTGTCGAAGCAGTTAGTCAGGATCAGAGGACAGTCAATCAGATGTCGATCAACGAGGCTGTAACAACTGCTTGGCAGTTGATGAAGAATTATAAACTTAAAAGCTGGCAGAAAGATCTTATTGTTTCCAATCACAGTCTGTTAAACACGTTCTACAGGGTTGATTCGGAACTAGCCAACGGGTTGCGTACTAATGTTAAAAACCCAACGGCTTACTTAGTCAAATCGCTGGGTATCGATCAGACAAAAGCTCCACGAAAGACAAAAAATAACGATGCCCAACAACTGACAATTCTAGCTATGACCTCTTCCCCTGCGCCCTCCGTTCGCACTGCATCTTCTCAGTCAATTGCGTCCATCTTCAGCGGCATAATTATGGATGAGTAG
- a CDS encoding DUF3846 domain-containing protein produces the protein MRLIEIDPQNRNVELVETAGTLKDMYQLLNCRLIDVCSRQDNGDSLTVNYEALYVEPQPSAFLFGEYGPIHGVSLLTGTDERGGTAEPSMTVEQVIKNITWLGEVHTTPTLQLLTF, from the coding sequence ATGCGACTTATTGAGATTGACCCCCAGAATCGAAACGTCGAGCTTGTCGAAACAGCTGGGACGCTAAAAGACATGTATCAGCTACTGAACTGTCGTTTGATCGACGTATGCTCTCGTCAGGACAATGGCGATTCGCTAACAGTTAACTACGAAGCTCTATACGTAGAGCCGCAGCCGTCAGCCTTTTTGTTTGGTGAATACGGCCCTATTCACGGCGTATCCTTGCTGACCGGTACCGATGAGAGAGGAGGAACAGCTGAACCTTCAATGACCGTCGAGCAGGTCATTAAAAACATAACCTGGCTAGGAGAGGTGCATACGACCCCCACCTTGCAGCTACTTACTTTTTAA
- a CDS encoding lipase family protein: MTECSVSLNPQAAVHAGWLIGTAYLIQDILPKLDSCIHNGTKEFIITVMSQGGAIAFLVTSYLYHQRGGRLPAEVRFKTYCIAAPKPGNLSYAYDYAILTQDGWGFNVVNSADWVPQFPFSVQTTDDFNLTNPIPTITKAIKKQSLFNQVAFNYVFKRLDKPSRQAQRRYQKLLGGYVGKMVQKTLPAYHPPSYVASSYFVQTGQTVVLNTDAAYYQQFPEDANQLFKNHFYKPYLYLMSRLN, encoded by the coding sequence ATGACAGAGTGTTCAGTATCTTTAAATCCCCAGGCTGCCGTCCACGCGGGCTGGCTCATCGGCACCGCTTATCTGATTCAAGATATACTCCCCAAGCTGGATTCCTGTATCCACAACGGCACGAAAGAGTTCATCATCACCGTCATGAGTCAAGGCGGGGCCATCGCCTTTTTAGTCACCTCGTATCTCTACCATCAACGGGGAGGGCGGTTGCCGGCGGAGGTGCGGTTCAAGACTTACTGCATCGCTGCCCCCAAGCCAGGTAATCTGTCTTACGCCTATGATTATGCGATTCTAACTCAGGACGGGTGGGGCTTCAATGTAGTCAATTCGGCCGATTGGGTGCCCCAGTTTCCATTTTCGGTGCAAACCACGGATGATTTTAATTTGACCAATCCTATTCCTACGATCACGAAGGCCATTAAAAAGCAATCGTTATTCAATCAGGTGGCCTTCAACTACGTCTTTAAGCGATTAGACAAGCCCAGTCGCCAGGCGCAGCGACGCTATCAAAAACTGCTGGGTGGGTATGTGGGCAAGATGGTACAAAAAACGTTGCCAGCCTATCATCCGCCGTCCTATGTGGCTAGCAGTTATTTCGTGCAGACTGGGCAAACCGTCGTGTTGAATACTGATGCGGCGTATTACCAACAGTTTCCGGAGGATGCTAATCAGCTCTTCAAAAATCACTTTTACAAGCCATATCTTTATTTGATGAGTCGGTTAAACTGA
- a CDS encoding DUF3560 domain-containing protein translates to MNITYSKFCPNVFLAKSPEQHQKGDVISVTTQYGKENESIVFNLIYQKDGFFFYSIVRADGFNVQEWASRKAEKYQVWANTAESQANSEYNRSHNIVKDIPMGQPILVGHHSEKRHRRDLDRSWNALGNAVKLTEKAEQHESKADYWKSRASTINLSMPESVDFYEFEMERARQTHEGLKSGTIPRAHSFSLTYAKKEVNELQKKLDLAKRLWQ, encoded by the coding sequence ATGAACATTACATACAGCAAATTTTGCCCTAATGTCTTCTTAGCCAAGTCGCCAGAGCAACACCAAAAGGGAGATGTCATTTCGGTGACTACTCAGTACGGCAAAGAGAACGAGTCTATTGTTTTCAATCTCATCTACCAAAAAGACGGGTTCTTTTTTTACTCAATCGTTCGGGCCGATGGTTTCAATGTTCAGGAGTGGGCAAGCCGGAAAGCTGAAAAATATCAGGTATGGGCAAACACCGCAGAAAGTCAGGCCAATTCCGAATACAATCGCTCTCACAACATCGTAAAGGACATTCCAATGGGTCAACCTATTCTGGTAGGCCACCACAGCGAAAAACGCCATCGGCGGGATTTAGATCGTTCGTGGAACGCTCTGGGCAACGCGGTTAAACTAACAGAGAAAGCAGAGCAGCACGAAAGTAAGGCCGACTATTGGAAGAGCCGCGCCAGCACAATCAATCTATCCATGCCAGAGAGCGTAGACTTCTATGAGTTCGAAATGGAAAGGGCGCGACAAACTCACGAGGGTTTAAAGTCTGGCACGATCCCACGAGCGCATTCCTTTTCACTGACCTATGCAAAAAAGGAGGTCAATGAGCTACAAAAGAAGCTTGATTTAGCGAAACGTCTTTGGCAGTAA